Proteins from a genomic interval of Pseudomonas paeninsulae:
- the dnaJ gene encoding molecular chaperone DnaJ — protein MAKRDYYEVLGVERGASEAELKKAYRRLAMKHHPDRNPDDKASEDMFKDANEAYEVLSDAGKRAAYDQYGHAGVDPQMGGGGGPGGANFSDIFGDVFSDFFGGAGGRGGQRGGAQRGSDLRYTLELDLEEAVRGTSVNIRVPTLVNCKICEGSGAKKGTSPVTCTTCGGIGQVRMQQGFFSVQQTCPRCHGNGKMITDPCGSCHGHGRVEEHKTLSVKVPPGVDTGDRIRLSGEGEAGAMGGPAGDLYVVVNVREHSIFQRDGKHLYCEVPISFADAALGGELEVPTLDGRVKLKIPEGTQTGKLFRLRGKGVAPVRGGGAGDLMCRVAVETPISLDRRQRELLDEFRKTLQGDTRHSPKASGWFEGVKRFFGDV, from the coding sequence ATGGCTAAACGTGACTATTACGAGGTGCTCGGTGTCGAGCGCGGCGCCAGCGAAGCGGAGCTGAAAAAGGCCTACCGGCGCCTGGCGATGAAGCATCACCCGGACCGCAATCCCGACGATAAAGCGTCGGAAGATATGTTCAAGGATGCCAACGAGGCCTACGAAGTATTGTCCGATGCCGGCAAGCGCGCGGCCTACGACCAGTACGGTCATGCCGGTGTCGATCCGCAGATGGGCGGCGGCGGTGGTCCGGGCGGGGCAAACTTTTCCGATATCTTCGGCGATGTGTTCAGCGACTTCTTTGGTGGTGCTGGCGGTCGTGGCGGCCAGCGTGGCGGCGCCCAGCGTGGCAGCGACCTGCGCTACACCCTGGAACTGGATCTGGAAGAGGCGGTGCGCGGTACCTCGGTCAACATCCGTGTGCCGACTCTGGTCAATTGCAAGATCTGCGAAGGCTCCGGGGCGAAGAAGGGCACTTCTCCGGTGACCTGTACCACCTGCGGCGGTATCGGCCAGGTGCGCATGCAGCAGGGATTCTTCTCGGTGCAGCAGACCTGTCCGCGCTGCCATGGCAACGGCAAGATGATTACCGATCCGTGCGGCTCCTGCCATGGTCATGGTCGGGTGGAAGAGCACAAGACCCTGTCGGTGAAAGTTCCACCGGGTGTCGATACCGGTGATCGCATTCGCCTGTCCGGCGAAGGCGAGGCGGGCGCGATGGGTGGCCCGGCAGGCGACCTGTATGTGGTGGTCAATGTGCGCGAGCACTCGATCTTCCAGCGCGATGGCAAGCATCTGTACTGCGAGGTGCCAATCAGCTTCGCCGATGCGGCGCTGGGCGGTGAGCTGGAAGTGCCGACCCTGGATGGTCGGGTCAAGCTGAAGATTCCAGAAGGCACTCAGACCGGCAAGCTGTTCCGTCTGCGCGGTAAGGGCGTGGCGCCGGTGCGCGGTGGCGGTGCCGGTGACCTGATGTGCCGGGTGGCGGTAGAAACGCCAATCAGTCTGGATCGGCGTCAGCGCGAACTGCTCGACGAGTTTCGCAAGACGCTGCAGGGCGATACCCGGCATTCGCCGAAGGCCAGTGGCTGGTTCGAGGGTGTGAAGCGTTTCTTCGGCGATGTGTGA
- the dapB gene encoding 4-hydroxy-tetrahydrodipicolinate reductase, translated as MQRIAVMGAAGRMGKTLIEAVQQADGVSLTAAIDRADSSLVGADAGELAALGKIGVRLSGSLSEVLDQFDVLIDFTHPSVTLNNLEICRQAGKAMVIGTTGFSVEEKQLLADAGKQIPIVFAANFSVGVNLCLKLLDTAARVLGDEVDIEIIEAHHRHKVDAPSGTALRMGEVVANALGRDLQKVAVYGREGQTGARARETIGFATVRAGDVVGDHTVLFAADGERVEITHKASSRMTFAKGAVRSASWLQGREPALYDMQDVLGLN; from the coding sequence ATGCAACGAATAGCAGTGATGGGCGCCGCTGGGCGCATGGGCAAGACCCTGATCGAGGCCGTGCAGCAGGCCGATGGCGTCAGCCTGACTGCGGCGATTGATCGTGCCGACAGCAGCCTGGTGGGTGCCGATGCTGGCGAGTTGGCGGCGTTGGGCAAGATCGGCGTCAGGCTATCGGGCAGTTTGAGTGAGGTGCTGGATCAGTTCGATGTGCTGATCGATTTCACTCACCCGTCGGTGACCCTGAACAACCTGGAAATCTGCCGGCAGGCAGGCAAGGCCATGGTGATTGGCACCACCGGCTTCAGTGTCGAGGAAAAACAGCTGTTGGCCGATGCTGGCAAGCAGATCCCCATCGTCTTTGCCGCCAACTTCAGCGTCGGGGTCAACCTGTGCCTGAAGTTGCTGGATACCGCGGCACGGGTGCTCGGGGACGAGGTGGACATCGAGATCATCGAGGCCCATCACCGGCACAAGGTCGATGCGCCATCTGGCACCGCTTTGCGCATGGGTGAAGTGGTGGCCAATGCCCTGGGGCGTGACCTGCAAAAGGTCGCGGTCTACGGCCGTGAAGGACAAACCGGCGCCCGCGCCCGCGAAACCATCGGTTTTGCCACGGTAAGGGCTGGCGATGTGGTTGGCGATCACACGGTACTGTTCGCCGCCGATGGCGAGCGCGTGGAAATCACCCATAAAGCCTCAAGCCGCATGACCTTCGCCAAAGGCGCAGTTCGTTCGGCGTCCTGGCTGCAGGGGCGCGAGCCTGCGTTGTACGACATGCAGGATGTGCTGGGCTTGAATTGA
- the carA gene encoding glutamine-hydrolyzing carbamoyl-phosphate synthase small subunit produces MSKPALKPAILALADGSIFRGEAIGADGQTIGEVVFNTAMTGYQEILTDPSYAQQIVTLTYPHIGNTGTTPEDAESNRVWAAGLIIRDLPLIASNWRSKQPLDEYLKENGTVAIAGIDTRRLTRILREKGSQNGCILVGDDATAEKAVELARSFPGLKGMDLAKVVSCTEPYEWRSTVWNLQGDNHLEIPASELKYHVVAYDYGVKWNILRMLVERGCRLTVVPAQTSAAEVLALNPDGVFLSNGPGDPEPCDYAIQAIQDVLETDIPLFGICLGHQLLALASGARTLKMGHGHHGANHPVQDLDSGVVMITSQNHGFAVDETSLPSNVRAIHKSLFDGSLQGIERTDKDAFSFQGHPEASPGPADVAPLFDRFIEAMAKRQ; encoded by the coding sequence TTGAGTAAGCCAGCCCTTAAACCTGCCATCTTGGCCCTTGCCGATGGCAGCATTTTTCGCGGCGAGGCCATCGGCGCCGATGGCCAAACTATTGGAGAGGTGGTTTTCAACACCGCCATGACTGGCTATCAGGAAATCCTCACCGATCCTTCCTATGCCCAGCAAATCGTTACCCTGACCTATCCGCACATCGGCAACACCGGCACCACGCCGGAAGACGCCGAGTCCAATCGAGTCTGGGCTGCCGGTTTGATCATTCGCGATCTGCCGCTGATCGCCAGTAACTGGCGCAGCAAACAACCGTTGGATGAGTACCTGAAGGAAAACGGTACGGTCGCCATCGCCGGCATCGATACCCGTCGCCTGACCCGCATCCTCCGTGAGAAGGGTTCGCAGAACGGCTGCATTCTGGTCGGCGACGACGCCACCGCAGAGAAAGCCGTGGAACTGGCGCGCAGTTTCCCCGGCCTCAAGGGCATGGATCTGGCCAAGGTGGTCAGCTGTACCGAACCCTACGAGTGGCGCTCCACCGTGTGGAATTTGCAAGGTGACAACCACCTGGAGATCCCCGCCAGCGAGCTGAAGTACCACGTGGTGGCCTATGACTACGGGGTCAAATGGAACATCCTGCGCATGCTGGTCGAGCGCGGCTGTCGCCTGACCGTGGTGCCGGCGCAGACGTCCGCTGCCGAGGTGTTGGCGCTGAATCCCGATGGCGTGTTCCTGTCCAACGGCCCGGGCGATCCCGAGCCTTGCGACTACGCGATCCAGGCGATCCAGGACGTGCTGGAAACCGATATTCCGCTATTCGGTATCTGCCTCGGTCACCAGTTGCTGGCTTTGGCCTCCGGTGCCAGGACTCTGAAAATGGGTCATGGTCACCATGGTGCCAACCACCCGGTGCAGGACTTGGACAGCGGCGTGGTGATGATCACCAGCCAGAACCACGGTTTTGCCGTGGATGAAACCAGCCTGCCGAGTAACGTCCGGGCGATTCACAAGTCGTTGTTCGACGGCTCCCTGCAGGGCATCGAGCGTACCGACAAGGACGCCTTCAGTTTCCAGGGTCACCCC